In Actinomadura luteofluorescens, the sequence TTCGGCCACACCGGCGCGGGCGGCTCGGTCGGGCTCGGCGACCCCGAGGCCGGGCTCGCGCTCGCCTACCTGCCGAACCTGATGGGCGACCAGGCGTCCGGCGACCTGCGCGCCTACAGGCTGACGCAGGCGGCGTACGCGTCGCTGTCGTGAGGACCGCGCCGAGCGAGCGGTAGCGTCCTGTCCATGGACGTACGCGATCTGCATCCCTGGCCGTCCACACCGCGGGAGGCCGAGGAGATCCAGGACCGGCTGCGTCCGATGCTCGAACTCGATGTCCCGGGCCCGGCCGCGCCGCGTACCGTCGCGGGCCTCGACGTCTCCTACGCGGGCGACGGCGGCGGCGCGGGCGACCGGCTGGCCGCCGCCGTGGTCGTTCTTGACGCGGCGACGCTGGAGGTCGTGGAGGAGTCGGTCGCCGTAGGAACGGCGGCGTTCCCCTATGTCCCGGGTCTGTTCGCGTTCCGGGAGCTGCCCACGTTGCTCGAAGCCCTCCGCGCCCTGGAGACCACGCCCGACCTGCTCGTCTGCGACGGCTTCGGCATCGCGCACCCACGCCGCTTCGGGCTCGCGTGCCACCTCGGGGTGCTGACCGGGCTGCCGTCCATCGGCGTCGGCAAGACCGCGTTCGTCGGGACGTACGAGCAGCCGGGCCCTCGGCGCGGCGACGCGAGCCCGCTGCTGGACGGCGGCGAGACCGTCGGACGGGTCCTGCGGACCAGGGACGGCGTGAAGCCGGTGTTCGTGTCCGTCGGCCATCGCACCGGCCTCGACGCCGCCTGCCGTACCGTCCTCGCCCTGACGCCCGAGTACCGGCTGCCGGAGACGACGCGCAGGTCCGACCGGCTGTCGCGAGACGCACTCGCCGCGCGCTCCGGGTAGCGCGCCCGCCCCGGAAGATGGCAGGCTCGTCCGAAGAAGCAGGCCGGGGGCCCATCAGGCCACCCGCGACCGCTGGACGGTACCCATGGAGACCCGGCCGATGCGGGCCGACGCCCGCCGCAACTACGAGCGACTCGTCACGACGGCTCGCACCGCCTTCACCGAGCACGGCACGGGCGCGTCCCTCGACGAGATCGCCAAACGGGCGGGCGTCGGATCGGGCACGCTCTACCGGCACTTCCCCACCCGGGACGCGCTGCTGCACGCCGTCCTGCGCGAGCGGATCGACGGCCTGCTCGGGCACGCCGACGCGCTGCTGGCCGAACCGGACGCCGAGGCCGCGCTCGACCGCTGGCTGCGCACCTACCTGGCCGGCGCGTCGAGCCCGCGCGGCACCTGCACCGTGATCATCGAGGCGATGGGGCCGGAGTGGGCGGCCACCGGGCTCGGCGCCGCGGCCGGCGCCATCCGCGCCGCGCTCGGCCGGCTGCTGGAGCGGGCGCAGCGGACCGGCGCGGTCCGCGCCGAGGTCGACCCCGGCGACCTGCTGCGGCTCGCGAACGCGATCGGCGTGGCGTCCGAGCGCACCGCCGACCCCGGCGCGTACGCCGACCGGATGCTCACGCTGCTGTTCGGCGGGCTCCGCGCGGGCTAGGGGCCGCCTTGTTCACTTGACCAAGCGTTCGCTAGGTTGACCGGGAGGCAACGGGCGACGAGGAGCGTTGATGGGGCAGCTTGACGGCAAGGTGGCGCTGATCACCGGCGGCGCGCGCGGCATGGGCAAGGCGCACGTCCGCCGGTTCCTGGACGAGGGCGCCAGAGTGGTCTTCGGCGACGTCCTGGAGGAGGAGGGCGCCAAGCTGGCCGCCGACCTCGGGGACGGTGCCCGCTTCGTCCGGATGGACGTGTCGCGGGAGGAGGACTGGCAGCGGGCCGTCCAGACCGCGACGGAGACGTTCGGGGCGCTGAACGTCCTGGTCAACAATGCCGGGATCCTCCGGCACAAGACCATCGAGGAGATGGCCGTCGAGGAGTTCCGCCAGATCCTGGAGGTGAACCTCGTCGGCCAGTGGCTCGGCGTGAAGACGGTCACCGCCCCGATGCGCGCGGCCGGCGGCGGCTCGATCGTCAACGTGTCCTCGACCGAGGGCTTCATCGGCGCGGCCGGCCTGGCCGCCTACAGCGCCAGCAAATTCGGCGTCCGCGGGCTGACCAAGTCCGCCGCCCGCGAGCTCGGCCGGTACGGCATCCGCGTGAACTCCATCCACCCCGGCGGGGTGCTGACGCCCCTGACCATGCAGGACGACATCGTCTCGGCCACGGCCGCCAGCGCCGACGCGTTCATGAAGGCGCTCCCCCTCGGCCGCATGGGCAAGGCGAAGGAGATCACCGGGCTGGTCGTCTTCCTCGCCTCGGACGACTCGACCTACTGCACCGGCAGCGAGGTCCTCGTCGACGGCGGCATGCTCACGGGCGCCGGCTACTGAACGGGACGG encodes:
- a CDS encoding endonuclease V, whose amino-acid sequence is MDVRDLHPWPSTPREAEEIQDRLRPMLELDVPGPAAPRTVAGLDVSYAGDGGGAGDRLAAAVVVLDAATLEVVEESVAVGTAAFPYVPGLFAFRELPTLLEALRALETTPDLLVCDGFGIAHPRRFGLACHLGVLTGLPSIGVGKTAFVGTYEQPGPRRGDASPLLDGGETVGRVLRTRDGVKPVFVSVGHRTGLDAACRTVLALTPEYRLPETTRRSDRLSRDALAARSG
- a CDS encoding TetR/AcrR family transcriptional regulator, which gives rise to METRPMRADARRNYERLVTTARTAFTEHGTGASLDEIAKRAGVGSGTLYRHFPTRDALLHAVLRERIDGLLGHADALLAEPDAEAALDRWLRTYLAGASSPRGTCTVIIEAMGPEWAATGLGAAAGAIRAALGRLLERAQRTGAVRAEVDPGDLLRLANAIGVASERTADPGAYADRMLTLLFGGLRAG
- a CDS encoding glucose 1-dehydrogenase yields the protein MGQLDGKVALITGGARGMGKAHVRRFLDEGARVVFGDVLEEEGAKLAADLGDGARFVRMDVSREEDWQRAVQTATETFGALNVLVNNAGILRHKTIEEMAVEEFRQILEVNLVGQWLGVKTVTAPMRAAGGGSIVNVSSTEGFIGAAGLAAYSASKFGVRGLTKSAARELGRYGIRVNSIHPGGVLTPLTMQDDIVSATAASADAFMKALPLGRMGKAKEITGLVVFLASDDSTYCTGSEVLVDGGMLTGAGY